The region atagttCAGCTGTTGTGATGTTCATCAGATAGCCcacattcacatattttaaagagacacaaaatcacaaaaacattttgccaaAATGTTCATATGACCCCATCCTCGAATTAGGCGACCGTACATGGGGTTGGGACCCACAGTTCGGGAACCCCTGATTTACTCGAAGCTGAGAACAAACGCTGATTAAGGCCATACATTATTCAGGCTGTGTATTAAGAAGCATCAAGAGGACCAGCTAAAAGCACTACTTTGAGCTCCTATAAGGTTTGTTGGCTCACTTTCTGACTGCATATTTCAGGGGTTGGGTCgagtgaaggagagggagtCCGGGATGTCTCCCCTCAGAATACACGTGACAGATAAAGACACAAAGGGTACTGCCGCGTGGAGAGTAAGATACACAATAAAGGGAGACAGGCAAGGGAACTTTGAGATCCAAACTGACCCAGAAACCAATGATGGAATCCTGACAGTCGTAAAGGTAAGGTAGCAGTCATGATCACTATATTGTTTTCATTGCTTGAATTTCAATCTACAGTTTCTGCATGAATGGTTGAGCAATTAACTGGATCTACTACCCAAGCAATGTCATACTTGCACTCAGCTGGAGGCATTATCTCCTCAtctgttatgaaatatttttagttTCAATTCAGCCACTGTACTGTTGTTCTGTAAATTGTCTGATGTAAgatacacacatttaaaaaaaaatcatatcacAAAAGGCTTTGACTCAACTCAACACTAATGATAAGCACTGCATTGTATTTGATGTATGGTGCACATGTGAATCATAAGATACACATAAGTATcgcattaatttttttaaaaatcatgtttgCAAAAACAAGTCACAAACCTATTTCAACCCACAACCAAAATTTCAAATTACTCTGATAGAGTGTATTTTACTCTGAGTGCATTTTATCCTCTTTGGACTCTTTTGAATATTTTGCTGCATAGCCTCTGGACTATGAGTTGGCCTCAGTGAAACAGCTGTCCATCATTGCGGAGAATGAGGACCCATACTTCTCCTGTGAGCTGAAGAAGAAGACTTCCGGCGCCCTCTGGAAGGTGATTAATATCGATGCCGATCCTGGAAAAGGAAAGGTGCCGGTTTTCGTGTCTTCGAACGTCACCATTCTTGTGGAGGATATCAACGACCCCCCAGAATTTACATTCACCACGCGTGAGGTCGTGGTAGATGAAGATGCATCGATTGGACACTACCTGGAGACATTCACCGCCAGCGACCCCGATGGAAAATCGCCCAATGACTTTGAGTGAGATTATGTTTAAGGATGCCTATTTAGTAATTCGGTCAATCATATTGATAgcaagcaaaatattttgtttgttaaaataaacagcCTGTCTGGTAAATCCTCTCTGCTTTAACATCACAGGTATATAAAAGGTGATGACCCTGGTAACTGGGTGAGTGTGGATCCCAAAACAGGTGCAATTACAACAGTTAATGCACTGGATAGAGAATCACCCTATGTGGTGAATGGCACCTATCTCATTACCTTATATGCCGTTGACAAaggtaatattattattattattattattattattattattattattattattattattatactaatAAAGTTCAAAtatgagcattttaaaaatctttactCCAAGGTGTATCTTCTAAGATGTCATTTTCCTGTTAGTTTTAACACCGTAGAACACAATcttagcatgttttttttttttttggggggttgttGTAATTTACTAGTGCAGTGCGTCTGAACCAAAATCTGCAAATCTGGGCTTCTTTGAAATGTCTGTGTTATATCAtcaatttatatataaaatctCCACCACAATATGAGTATACTGGTTTGATTATGTTGTTTCAAAGAGAGATTGAATTATCCTAGAGtaagtacattttacattgttgaATCACTCTGCTTCAAACAGGCGAACCCCCAATGACTGCTACAGCAACACTTACGCTCCATGTGACAGACAAGAATGACAATTTGCCCCAGCTGCAATCGAACACAATCTCCATGTGCCTGTCAGATGATGCCACTATGACCAACATCAGTGCCTACGACCTGGATGATGCCCCTTATAGTGGACCCTTTCGATTTGAGCTGGTTGGGGAAGATAAAGACAAATGGAGTCTTGACACCAACtatggtataataataataataataataacaacaacaacaacaataataataatactaataataataataataataataacaacaataataataacaataataataataattcctacATTACTTATTTACAAAGCATATATCATACAGCTCTGTCTTATCTCCAAGCTATGTTGGCCGAGCACTTTGAAGATTCCCATGGCTGAGAacggccaaatggtgaattacatgtctgacagtATATCTCATGATGTTtgattttcatatgaaaagcactTTTGCTGGTTGCTTTTCAGCTAACAGCAATTGCTAAActactaaaatgtaaatttgttggATGGGAGATAGGGGTTGATGGACCAATAGGAGCCACTGTTCCCTCTTCACCAAAAATGTTCCCAGCACAGTGAGGCAGCACTACGCTCAGTCTAGAAGGTGTCATCATTTAGATGAGACACTAAATTAAGAATGTGTCACTGCAACAAGAATCTTGGGTGACCTACCATGTAAAGTTGATGTTTAAATGAACAGCTGGTTTATGAAACCATGTTCCTCAGCCATAACCTGGGAAGGTCCCTGGATGCCTCTGGGAGTGCTGTTATAATCttttaagtaaaataattaGAATTATTATTCGGTTAATGAGTCAATAGGTTAATTGGCTCATTTGTTAATTGACTGATGTTTTCTCCCTAAGCACGATCCTTTAGAGTTATGAACATTCTCCTTTTCTAAAGGGACCACGGTGAATCTGATTAAGAAGAGCACTGTCTACGCTGGATTTTATGAGCTGCAGCTCAAGGTCTATGACCAGCAGGAGCGCTTCTCTGTGCAGAACATCACGGTCGCCGCGTGCGACTGCTCCATAAGTCAAGACTGCTCGGCCCGTGCGGCCGCTTCCAAAACCCAAATCAACAGCAGTGCCATTGGGATTGTATTCGCTGCCTTACTACTGCTACTGGGTATGAAACCTCTTTGAATTATGAGTACGCTACCATAGAGCCGTCTCGCTCCAAAGTGAAGTAGCTAATTCCAGCACTGCAGTGTTGCACCATATAGCCCTAGACTGAATACAGGACATGCCTGATGCCCAACCCGCAGAATCTCGCTGGGACTGCAATGCAGCTGCAATGCTTAGCTGGCCATTGTTGATTGAAATAGACGTACTTGGCTAACTTGTTTTAGAGCACACACCTTCTAGTCTTAGCTAGTTGGCAAAGTACAGCCCCCATCTGAACAAACTGCTCAATGACCCCAGTTACTCATGCCTGACTTCAGTAACTGGGGGACACCAGAAACAatagaaatataataaatggcTACATAGCTCTAATATCCTGCTAGATTTCATTACACAGCTTTCTGTGAATTGCCAATGGCACTTGGCAATGGCAATGACAAAGGGGAATAAGATGCTATATTTTATAGAAGTCTCACCAAGACTTACATACTCATATATTGTACATTAAAGTTACCTGACATCGATTATTACATCATCACACAGAAATTACTTTATTCTAATACAACCAGCAAAGGCATATTTCTGGACTTAATATccctttccttttccttttattttattttattttttttgtgagtgtttatttgttcaacacaagtttggcaagttcagagGTcgccaaaaacaaatataaaaattctgTACTTGAAacagtttcatatttttatttctcacaacTTATCACAAATGTACATTGAATACAGAGGATAACTAATCATTTTGGCTAGTCATTTTGTATTGTAGTTATGATACAAAGTCACAATGCAAGTGAAATTTGAAATGACAATTGGAGAGAATAGAGAAGTATTGATATGATTTTTGTTGTGTCATATGAAGGTTTCTATAacgactgtgagtgtgtgtgtgtgtgtgtgtgtgtgtgttaacctAGCTTAAATGGTCTTTGCTAGGCATTAATCTGCTATAGTactatttatttaaccatttgcTGTTTATCACAATGAAATCTTGCTACTGTGTGCTCTGGTCCTTGATGGCAATGCAAAGCTTTTATCTTGAATGATGTTCTTGCCTGTTTGGATTTAAGGGATTCTGCTTCTGGGCCTTCTTCTTACCTGTGGGAGAAAAAAGATCGAGTTCCCATTTTCCAATGATTCTGGGGGTATGCTACTCGTATCCAATCTAGAAACACCTGGAACTGACTGCAAGGTACATCTCTtgtcaaaaacatgcatttaatttgtttttttcaatcaacatttgtcatcGAATTTaccttaattaattaattaattaattaataaaagcaCAGCTGTTCACTGAGCTGGAAACTTTTCTCAAGAAAATTTAAAGACTTGCATTGATCAAATAATACACTCTGAACTGAACTGTTCAGCATTTAGTCTTTTGGAATTGGGTGCTACTAGTGTTTCTTTTTGGTCTGCTTAAAATGTCATGAAtcagtatttaaatatatacgCACAACTGCCATCTTTATCTTTAAGATTCCAGAGACACCTCAACTAGTCAAACAGGACCAGAGTAAAACAGCAACACAAGCAGCTCAAGGTTTACATGGACAAAATGGTACACTTATTCAGTCATCCAACCAACAGGCAGCCATTAGCAATCAACAGGTAATCAACAGCCTCTGAAAATGCTTCCAGAAACCAATGACCGAGACTGAATTGTCACCAATGCAATTCGCAATGTAATGGCATTATAATTACGACACATGAAAGCACAGTATTCATGTGCAAATGAAATAAGCTTTTACTGAAGAAGCATGCTTCCAATGGCGATTCCAAATATGCATCTTACtccaattaaatttaaaatgttctgaTCTTCTTTTAGGTTGGAGCTCAACGGTACAATTATCGAGTGTATGAAAGCAGCCAGGGACAAAGCTACCATCAACACCACAGTAATGCAGTGTACAAGGTACAGTTATCATCTGCAAGTTTATTTCAGCCTGTTTTCCACTAAAACTGTTTATTGCTTACACTTGCATTCAGTGGTTAAGTGTGTTGCTTTTAATTCTGATTTTAAAACATGAGCTCACAACGGTCACTGAGTAGGAATGAGCGATATAAGGTATGTGAAACTTTTGTGAAACATGTAAACCTGCACATATTTGCCCTCTGTAGTGGCTTTGGCCTGAGCAACCCCATTCGGTGTAAATATTACACTGAGGCTTGTTTTTGAgagatgcttatttttttattacagttaaGAAGTATCAGAGTGTATGTCGTGTCACAAAATGGATTTTCACTTTCTGAGTTTTCCCTTTTAATCAGTCTTTGCAGACGTCAACGCTGAGCGGACACCATTCTGCATCCTCCCGCGGTGGCgctttgttcttaaaaaaagaagcccTCACCTCATTGGTCTCTCAGGTACCTTCTGATTTATAGTTATGCATTTTAAGCTATTAAAACTCAAAAACTGATGcagattacacacagacactagcGGCCAGTTAAAAGTTCTCGGATTCTTGGcatgttttagtttttagtttatttatttgacgattcactttaaaaggacaattacatggttgcaaacaccaatgtacatgcacaattaaaagagcattaaggataacacaaaaaagtcacaagacttgtttccattgtggtccttgctGTAGCTAAATGCACCCCATTCCATTCTGCCCCTGAACAGCTTGTTTTCCATGGTTGACACGGTCTGAACATGCTGCATGTTGCATCACGATTCAATACACTAGTGTATTTGTGGAAGGTCACTTTACATACAggatgaaatattttatctccCAGTTCACAGTCTCTTCACATGCTTCTGTGTATAAGTCAAAATATCTGGATCAtacaaactgaaaattcagGCAGATATTAACTGTCTCACAATGCTGCTCCTGAAATGTGAGTCTTTGATTTTTTGCTGAGTTAATGCATTGAGTTCCTTCTTCATACTGAGACCACCATATCAGTCAACCAAGGTATTATAAAGATCACACATGAATGTCAGCAACAAAAATAGAACAACTGCAATCTCTTGTTGACTCCACTGAGTTTTTGAGTTCTGTATGCATTGGTCCTTGTCCATCTTCAGAGACTGTCTTCAATCCAAGCATTTGAAGAGGAGCTGTGCGATTATGACCCCAAAGTGTACACTTGTGAAGAAGATTCGGTGGTTAACCCAGAGCTGGACAGCATCTCCGTTGACGAGGGCAGTTTTGTACCGGATGACCTCCTGTACCTGGGACCAAGATTTCAAACACTGGCCACAATATGCAGTCCCACACCAACACAGCCTTAGATGGACAACAGCAGGTACGAGATCAATGACGTGTCCATCGAAAGCAGACATCTGCATAGAGTGTGAGATGCAGGACGTCTTTCCAAATAAGACAAACATTAGTCGAAACACTAGTAGAAATTaccttaaaataatgaaatgttaaacTTTTTGGGAGAATAGAGTAGTATCATTTCCAGGTCTCAATGAACCTTTTGTAATTATGCTTATACCTGTTAACTGGATTCACCACTGATAAGAcagcttttctctttttccttatatcacaaaaaaaaaaaaatgtatttcctgtttGAGAATATATGACTCGTTGAAATGAACTATATAGCAAGGGATGGTTGTCCATACCAATGTGCTCATTATCTCTTTAAGGTGACAGGTTTTTATTATGGCTTTCATTTTTAGCTTTTTACCGCATCCTATACCAGGGTTGGCAGCTGATTGGGTTAATTATTGCTGGTTTACCTACTTTTTCCTAAAATAATATCAACTCAACACATTCAGATATTTGATGGCAAGATAGACCAGTTTTTATCCCCAGTAATCATAATTGTGTTTGCTCGGTGACACGTGTCTTATAAAAAGtttgtctgcaggtttttggcCAATCTttcaaaacaaggaaaatgaGAGCACCTTTATCTGGGCTGTGATGTGTGGCAGGTGTTTGGCTTCTTCGACAGACAGGTTAAAACTGTTCTTCTAAAGGCTTGTTAGGGAATAGTATGTCATTGCTTGCAGCTTGTAGATTGCTTTTGAACATAGAGAATAATGTATGCTTTTCAGATTCAATTTCTATATTTTAAACCAGTCAGAGCAgagtatttttattcatttatttgtgttttattggaaGCCAGGACAGCAATGGGatgtgtgctgctctgtaaaaaaaaacataaaatattgagCTACAGGAAACCGGGAAAAGTGCAATTTCCTGATTAAGGAAAGATTATTTGTTTACAGACATAGTCACACAGAAACATCTCCAGGGTAAATTTAAcactaacagagtacatataaAACCAACAGGGACTACGTGTATAGTACTCTAgtgctctgtaagagttgatttaacactgatcattttactgtgcaccaCTGAGTGAATGAGGtgaaaataattacatacaAAACAGTTCCcagttttacatttctgttcctCATTCTGTCATACTGTATTTGAATTAATGTTATCATTGCTATCTTAAAATTGCTTCAGTCTCACTGTTTCTCATTGTTCTGCTGTAGCTGAGGTAGGAAATTAAGACACATAAACAcccatgatgttttttttgtgtgtttttcagcaaTTGAATATCCCCTGAGCTTTCTATGTAAAGTGAATCTAACTTATTATGTTGCTCAAATGCATTTCTCAGGGTTCTATGCAACTAACGTATTGAGTTGAGAAAATTTTTCTCAATCTGTGAAAGACAAACAAGATATGAATTTGAATCTGTAAATCAACACATTAAATTTTTACCTGACTTCTCCATGACTTGTCTATTAATTAATACAACTGCTAGATCAAATAATCATGATGTGGATTTACAAAAGTGATATTATAACATATAAGGTTTAGATACCgaagctggtgtgtgtgctacattaaagattatttaaaagaaaatctaaCATGATAAATGCGcaataaaattaacttttaagTTTTTTAAGTTTATCTGTAGCTTAAGAAACTGTATTGTGGCCTTTAATTACTTCCCTTTTCACAAGGGTGATTCATTTTCCTGTGGCGTGGAGGGGAAGTACCTGCTCATATGTGTATGGCCGCTGAGCCTCTGTGCTGGTCCCAGTCTGTCCAAGGCGGTATGTGCCCTCCTGGTAGCTGGAGCACTGAGAGGAAGCTCCCTCCCCCTGGCCTTGGGGTACGATAAATCCACCAAGACTGTCTATGCTCTCACATTCTTGTTGTGCGATGGCCATGcctatattatttttattttatacagtatttttttacagtatttatttatttgaatttttctggggttttttctttttttttttttacatagggTGATCTTGAGTGTCCAGAAAGGTGTCAATCACTCTTGTTCTCTAGGTGCTCAACGAGCCGGCAACGGTGGCATATGAGCTCCCCCTGCAAATCGCTTTCCAGAAGTGCGATCATGTGTGCATGTCCTTAGCATAGCCATGCTGTGAGGATATACTTAGCATAGCTATGCTGTATGCATGGAGTTAGcatagctgtgctgtgtggatgTCCTTAGCATAGCTGTGCTATGTGCATGTCCTTACCATACCTTTATGCTGTGTGCATGACCTCTGcatagctgtgctgtgtgcatgtccTCAGCATAGCTGCGCTGTGTGCATGTCCTCAGcatagctgtgctgtgtgcatctCCTTAGCAtagcagtgctgtgtgcatgctgttGGCTGTACTATGCACTATTTCCAGAGAATAAACGACAAACACAGCTAACATCTAGGACTTGGAGCCAACACTGATTTCTCAAGTCAACACACTACATAATTACTGTGTAATAGGGTAAActtgactttttcttttttttttgcaaagattCTTCACTGGTGTTATATGATATTTCTTGATAGTCAGGACTCCACAGCTGATTTATTTCCCCACACACTGCTTGCCTTCTCTGCATAAAAATTACCTCCATGCTCCATGTTGCCCCCTAGTGGATTCTTCAGTACCTCCCTCATAGTAGTGAGGAGTCCTCAAAGTTCCTCTCATTGCTGGACTCAGTGTAGGAGGGCTGTGGatatgtttcccccccccccccataataaataaataaataaataaataagtaaatgaataaatgaataaatacaaagaaaatgtcctgtttgttgctctcctccaaagctgGGATGAGATTGAAATCCTTGAATGGACCCCAAACAGGAGGCCTACAGTAAATATTTTGTACACAGTACTCAGGCATAGGAGATACAGGTATTTCAGTAAGATAGTAAGTTAGAatgatgtttcatatttttaagggataaaaagagggaaaattaaaaaataatttattattatatgttttATTAAGTGTTTAAGTTAATGATGTACATATTTCTATACAGCCATTTAACATGTTTCAACAGACACATTGAGTTATGCCAGTTTAGTTAcccatttattttgaattgtaaCCTACATCACATTTGTAGGTTACTACTCGGCAGTTCCACACCACTGGCACACTATCTACTACATATCACTCACTAATCAAAAATCTAACTATTACCTTCTATATCGTGTGTTGAGCCACCTCTCCTTTACTTCGAGGGCGACAGACATCAGTGTGATTttgaatttagattttttaaataaatatagaatattATAATGTTATTGTATTATAATGTTATTCTATACCTCCAATTAGGTACATATAAAATACTCCAGTTCTTTGAAAAGGGGAGTTGAGTATCTGCTCATTTGTTGCTTTGCCGTACTGATTCTATTGGATTCATCTAAAAGTTAGGTTTATTTATGGATAGCTGACAACCCAATTTTTGATTAATGTCATTGAATGTATTTAATGATTTAACATTAATATATGTCTTGAGTGCAATGTTGTGTTGCatacaacccacacacacacacacacacaaaacctatTTCTGACTTTACTGTTTTGGTTCTGTGCATTTTATTAAGGGAAGGTTTGTgctattatttaattaatattgtcATATGTACTTCTAAACCAATGGTCTAGACCCCAGAGGCAGAACACAGATTCTCAAGGGCAAACTCcaaaatcaaacagaaatgtaGACTGCATGTCCTGGTCTCGGTCTTTAATTTGTCCCTGGGTGGTCACTGCATCGATTAGTGCAGCGATCACAACATTGGACAGTTCAATGAGCTAATTAGGAATGGCTGCAATTTTGCCCAGTTATCATACACGTTTGGTTAGCAGGCCCTGGCCTTCATCCACAGTTTCAGTAAGTGAATGCAGATGTAGGGAGCGTGAGCGCTAAGCTCCTGTGCGCTGGACCAGGATTCCGTGCTGATTCACAGCTTAGGCTAAACTGTTTGTTATGGCTTTGTtgtcaatatttcattttgagctttttttcaaattttaaactGTCAAAGTGGTTAAGGTTGTCAAacaattaaacttttaaattaaaaatttatcacatttatcatACACgaacattaataacattttgtGTGATAGTCAGCTCCATCTCAAGACGTCTTCCCTGTCGTGCAAAAGCTAACTACAGACTGTAGTGCAACTTTTAGATAGCTGTACTTATAAATAGTACAGAAGGTTGTAGGTTCCAACCCAGGATCATGCGCTGCTGAGcaagaaatttgtttttaaatgcattcaatttcactaaaaataagaCATTCCATGCCATACCTCTTATGAAGTATGCTAagcagtgacctttgacctcacatttatttttaacactaCCTGGTAATGTATATTAGTCAGCAGCTGCATGCAGGTTTCCCAAGTATCACACAAACATGGGATTTGCTGCATATTAAGTATAGGAAGGTCATGATTGGAGCGTGGTGGAGTTTTGTATTAGCTGGTCCCCAGCCAGTCTTCTGCTAGTCCCAAAGTTCAGCATACATGTTTCCCCTTCCATTGTGTGCATGCTCCTGAAATTCAGAGAAGTTTAATGCATCAGTTGTGTTGTAAGCACAGCGAAAGCAGAgactggaaatgttttaatatttgaagtGGGATCATCAAATTCCTGAAATATCTACTATTTATAGCGATGACAACGCAGAGCCCATATAAACAAGACAAGGCCGTAAAACcactttaaaaatgtgcctTTGAACTTTCTTCTAAAtaaactgttacaaaatgaatatttccttgtcttaaatgttttattcatgactTCAAGATTTGAGTCCTAACTTAATAGCATAAATGTTGTGATTTTCCAAAATTGTTTGCCTCTCTGGCATTAGCATATGAAACTGataatttgataaatttggaCAAAAAAACCCTTATCCACACGTTAATTATTGGTGACTT is a window of Anguilla anguilla isolate fAngAng1 chromosome 13, fAngAng1.pri, whole genome shotgun sequence DNA encoding:
- the LOC118211056 gene encoding cadherin-like protein 26, with the translated sequence MLSCNMKSAIIVLVVTLHLCMVTSSSSESRARHKRAWIIDSFTIEEENPGPFPYRLGKVHVDRDYRVKFILLGDGVDVEPVGILQIDENTGFISVLGKVDFEKHRVLKLKFEARNASNEELDTRLGVEISILDINDQVPTFQKQVYEVTIDESQQQGTGVLTVMATDFDRPGTLNATVEYKILTPITSNAEFFIEETGRISFKGCLDYEKANKYTIVVEAKDYGEKVQLSSSSTVIVNVLDKNNYLPVFNGVTGLGRVKERESGMSPLRIHVTDKDTKGTAAWRVRYTIKGDRQGNFEIQTDPETNDGILTVVKPLDYELASVKQLSIIAENEDPYFSCELKKKTSGALWKVINIDADPGKGKVPVFVSSNVTILVEDINDPPEFTFTTREVVVDEDASIGHYLETFTASDPDGKSPNDFEYIKGDDPGNWVSVDPKTGAITTVNALDRESPYVVNGTYLITLYAVDKGEPPMTATATLTLHVTDKNDNLPQLQSNTISMCLSDDATMTNISAYDLDDAPYSGPFRFELVGEDKDKWSLDTNYGTTVNLIKKSTVYAGFYELQLKVYDQQERFSVQNITVAACDCSISQDCSARAAASKTQINSSAIGIVFAALLLLLGILLLGLLLTCGRKKIEFPFSNDSGGMLLVSNLETPGTDCKIPETPQLVKQDQSKTATQAAQGLHGQNGTLIQSSNQQAAISNQQVGAQRYNYRVYESSQGQSYHQHHSNAVYKSLQTSTLSGHHSASSRGGALFLKKEALTSLVSQRLSSIQAFEEELCDYDPKVYTCEEDSVVNPELDSISVDEGSFVPDDLLYLGPRFQTLATICSPTPTQP